CGACGGTGCTGTTCGCTCGCGGGGTGAGCGCCGTGCGGCTCATCGCGCTGGGCGGGGCGGTGGGCCTCGCGACGCTCCTCGCCTGAGGCTTCTTTGCCTCCGACGCCGTAGGAGCGCCATGGACGACCCGCCCCTGCTCGTCTACGACGACGACTGCGGCTTCTGCACGTGGTCCGCTCGCTGGGCGGCCCGTCACAGCGACGTGCGACCGATCGGGTTCTCCGAACTGTCCGACGACCTGCGGGCGCGCCTGCCCGCCGACTACAAGCGGTGCGCCCACCTCCTCGCGGACGGGGAGACCTACTCCTGCGGCGCGTCCGTCGAGCGAACCCTCGGCAGGGTCCACCCTGCACTCGGGAGAGCGTTCGCCGTCCTCCGGCGCGTCCCGGGGTACGCCCGTCTCCGGGAACGCCTCTACCGCTGGGCCGCCGATCACCGGGCGTGGTGGGGAAGGGTCGTGAGCGCGGAGGCCGCCCGCGACGGAGCGTAACGCTCGCTACGCGCGTTGCCCTCCAGTAAGGGACTCCCACCGATCACTGATACCCAGCGGGGAACGACCGGTCGGGGAGCGACGCACATCGCTCGCCCACGTATCCCTGTAAGTTATCTAAACCCACTACGAAGCCACGAAAGCATTGTTTTGGATTGTACAAAAATCCTACCACCCGAACTTTTTTGTTCTGAGCTGAGGGACACGCTAGCGTTATGACAGTGTTCGCCAGCGACTTCGAGGAGGTGCACCGCCGATGATCGGTCCCCTGCTCGGCGTCGGCCTGCTCGTCGCCGTGTTCGCGGGGATCAACACCGGCGGGTCGTCGATCGGGGAGTCGTTCGGGCCGTCGGTGGGGAGCGGCGTGCTCTCCACCCGGGCGGCGGCCGCGCTCATGTCGGTCTCCGTCCTGGCGGGCGGCCTGCTCGTCGGTCGTCACGTCGTCCAGACGCTCGGCCACGGCTTCGTTCCGGAGGCGTACTTCACGCTCCCGGCGGCGATCGGCGTCCTCCTGTTCACGGGGCTCGGCATCCTCCTCGGGAACCTCCGCGAGGTGTCGGTCAGCACGAGCGAGACGGCCGTGGGCGCGGTCGCCGGGATGGGCGCGGCGTTCGGCGTGCTCAACTGGGAGACGGTCGGCGTCGTCGTCACCTGGTGGCTCGTCTCGCCCGTCGTCGCGTTCTGGCTCTCGGCCGTCGTCGGCCGCTACCTCTATCACCGCATCGAGGGTCGGCTCGACCTCGCCGACGGCTCGCGATCGCGCGCCGGAAAGGCGCTCGTGATCGCGATCGCCTGTTACATGGGCTTCTCCGCCGGGGCCTCGAACGTCGCGAACGCGATCGCCCCGCTCGTCGGCGCGGGCGTCCTGCCGATGGGCCCCGGGATACTGCTCGGGGCCGGCGCGATGGCGATCGGCGCGTTCCTCATCGGCCCCCGGACGATGGAGACCGTCGGCAACGAGATCACCGTCCTCTCGCTGGAGGGGGCGCTCGTCGTCGAGGTCGTCGCGGCGACGATCATCACGCTCCTCAGCTGGGCCGGGATCCCGGCGAGCCTGGCGATCACGGCGATCACGTGCGTCATCGGGCTGGGCTGGGGCCGCGCGACGCGTCACACCGAACTGGCCGAGGGCCTCGGGCTGGTCGAACGCCCGCACGCCGACGGCGGCTCGACCTCTGCCGACGAGGTGAGCGACCTCTTCAGCGAGGAGACGACGCGCCACGTCGTCGCGACGTGGATGCTCTCGCCGGCGGTCGCGGCGGGGCTC
The Halomarina pelagica DNA segment above includes these coding regions:
- a CDS encoding thiol-disulfide oxidoreductase DCC family protein, coding for MDDPPLLVYDDDCGFCTWSARWAARHSDVRPIGFSELSDDLRARLPADYKRCAHLLADGETYSCGASVERTLGRVHPALGRAFAVLRRVPGYARLRERLYRWAADHRAWWGRVVSAEAARDGA
- a CDS encoding inorganic phosphate transporter, which encodes MIGPLLGVGLLVAVFAGINTGGSSIGESFGPSVGSGVLSTRAAAALMSVSVLAGGLLVGRHVVQTLGHGFVPEAYFTLPAAIGVLLFTGLGILLGNLREVSVSTSETAVGAVAGMGAAFGVLNWETVGVVVTWWLVSPVVAFWLSAVVGRYLYHRIEGRLDLADGSRSRAGKALVIAIACYMGFSAGASNVANAIAPLVGAGVLPMGPGILLGAGAMAIGAFLIGPRTMETVGNEITVLSLEGALVVEVVAATIITLLSWAGIPASLAITAITCVIGLGWGRATRHTELAEGLGLVERPHADGGSTSADEVSDLFSEETTRHVVATWMLSPAVAAGLSFLCFTAAQTLGLVSV